The following coding sequences are from one Planctomicrobium piriforme window:
- the glnA gene encoding type I glutamate--ammonia ligase: MTPREVLALCRQNEIQAIDLRFMDFPGTQKHFTIPVKALTERSFEDGLTFDGSSIRGWQAINESDMLVVPQPETAMVDPFMKSTLAMTCNIQDPITRKDYARDPRNVARKAEAYMKSTGIADVANFGLEPEFFVFDDVRFDQNEHEGYYHIDSVEGEWNRGSAKADSNRGHRIRRREGYFPMPPGDTLQDLRTEIMLICQACGVEIGGQHHEVATGGQCEVDLQFGPLLQSADNLLRFKYIVKNVAAKVGKTATFMAKPLWNDNGSGLHMHFSLWKQGHTLFAGSGYGGLSELALHAMGGILKHTPALFAFCCPTTNSYKRTVPGFDAPVNQTYSFRNRSAAIRIPVHASSVETKRFEYRCPDPTCNPYLAMSAVLMAALDGIQNRIDPGLPLDKDIYDLSPEELADFAKVPSSLGEALLALRDDDGFLLRGDVFTEDVIDTWIWYKQTHEVNALRERPHPWEFAMYYDM, translated from the coding sequence ATGACTCCGCGGGAAGTGCTGGCGCTCTGCCGCCAGAACGAGATCCAGGCCATCGATTTACGGTTCATGGATTTCCCCGGCACCCAGAAGCACTTCACGATTCCGGTCAAAGCCCTGACGGAACGGAGCTTCGAGGATGGCCTGACGTTCGACGGATCTTCCATCCGCGGCTGGCAGGCGATCAACGAGAGCGACATGCTCGTGGTGCCCCAGCCGGAAACGGCCATGGTTGACCCCTTTATGAAGTCGACCCTGGCAATGACGTGCAATATCCAGGATCCGATCACGCGGAAAGACTACGCCCGCGATCCCCGGAATGTCGCCCGGAAGGCGGAAGCCTACATGAAGTCGACCGGCATCGCCGACGTGGCGAACTTCGGCCTGGAGCCCGAGTTCTTCGTCTTCGACGATGTCCGCTTCGACCAAAACGAACACGAAGGCTACTACCACATCGACAGCGTTGAGGGGGAGTGGAACCGGGGTTCGGCCAAGGCCGATTCCAACCGCGGGCACCGCATCCGCCGTCGGGAGGGCTATTTTCCGATGCCCCCTGGCGACACCCTGCAGGATCTCCGCACCGAGATCATGCTGATCTGCCAGGCCTGCGGCGTCGAAATCGGCGGGCAACATCATGAAGTGGCAACCGGCGGACAATGCGAGGTCGACCTGCAGTTCGGGCCGCTGTTGCAGTCGGCCGACAACCTGCTGCGGTTCAAGTACATCGTAAAGAACGTGGCGGCCAAGGTCGGCAAGACGGCCACCTTCATGGCCAAGCCGCTCTGGAACGACAATGGTTCCGGCCTCCACATGCACTTCTCACTGTGGAAGCAGGGACACACCCTGTTTGCCGGCTCCGGTTATGGAGGGCTGAGCGAACTCGCCCTGCATGCGATGGGTGGGATTCTCAAACACACTCCGGCACTTTTTGCCTTTTGCTGCCCGACGACGAACAGCTACAAGCGCACCGTGCCGGGATTCGATGCCCCGGTCAATCAAACCTACAGCTTCCGGAATCGCTCTGCGGCGATCCGGATTCCGGTGCATGCCTCGTCTGTCGAGACCAAGCGGTTCGAGTACCGCTGTCCCGATCCGACGTGCAATCCGTACCTGGCGATGTCCGCGGTGCTGATGGCGGCACTGGACGGCATCCAGAATCGGATCGATCCCGGCCTGCCGCTCGACAAGGACATCTACGACCTCAGCCCTGAGGAACTGGCCGATTTCGCCAAAGTCCCCTCGTCGCTGGGGGAGGCTTTGCTGGCGTTGCGGGATGACGATGGATTTCTGCTGCGGGGTGATGTGTTCACGGAAGACGTGATCGACACCTGGATCTGGTACAAGCAGACGCACGAGGTGAACGCCCTGCGGGAGCGTCCGCATCCGTGGGAATTCGCCATGTACTACGATATGTAA
- a CDS encoding right-handed parallel beta-helix repeat-containing protein yields MKHASKRWLAMVAICLGLSTPAWPEPIIFPEDDPAEDEARLVISDEAKLVISDETASVRMGHSASASVTQAQATFVPPPQGPSGLEPERVLGPTAPAFEGAMVPNDDGLGYASMNNVNQILWRFGRVNLDQYGYSGGYQNFNAFVPITGSVDTSLLWVNPRINVTDYGMAAANLGVGQRFYSPSRDRVYGGSFWWDYDNGHRRSYNQLGGSFENIGQYYSLRGNFSVPVGGTSTSTGFSDGTPNFLGNNIAVIRTTFFEQALQSYDWEVAVPMPVLGRYGFDLGLGAYVLNNSTIGSATGASVRTQAQITENFWMNGIYTYDHIFKSLFSLNFEWTVPSGAPRRFFRRAPVQTYMTQSVQRRYRVPTGKSSTSANILAEDPNGVTITIVYIDPTAAPGGDGTIENPYASTTEYAADADPNRYQIVYVRRNTDPTSDANLNTGITLVNGPAGSYTGQRLIGDVAGTPYSIDAWFGNVFTPTNLPTRDDGAPDGSRPTISNSGAPGTNVVTIAGNSNEVYGFTIDAGNTANGIDTLTTTNGFYIHGNTLQNVVNGISIDSNTTIGANGFALAGIGSIIDNTFTGTPGVSQQAIRVNHTAGTLNLGVNDNVITNFSNGGTAAGIVLNSTGAGTAMIASGTATTPTGTVHPAGEDFELGVLRNTITNSGAGIVATASAGGQMGLAVEDNTITGSTRANSAGFQAIATGAGSLVQLNTFNNNVMTGGTGSGAILNANTSGTITLLDPMLNNQFNNNAIDGLNIRATTGTISLAGIGDGSAANQNEFNGNTDDGLDIFASVGSTVTVVDPIIGNAFNSNGDDGLVARAASGSVINMIIGDPTAGSTIGNTFDSNGATSGTGSGIDLSAAGAGSNINIPILNSIVTNNAGNGIQYDLTNVTTENQIFMQGNTVNTNGLGGILVTATGVSGGIDEISLDGNQVNQNQNGDGVQVNLANIGGPGVGSINITNSEIFGNVNGNGVNVALNNAPLGVLNISGNDAAATAGTQGISGNTLDGILVNTSNGSDIASMLIDSNLIDANGTNGIEFLVSASTLPAPAAPGPSLISNNTITNQVAGDGIRIINPDAGGSPIGIDLLANNISTNGGNGLNVSLDANNVMLLQSQDNIYSQNTLNGVNLAVSNTADLTFNSDGDTVNGNGTGGVIVDLNNNATYTSTMTDTTVSGNTGNGIFVDASGASTYNLTVGSLTGPTSTVSGNIDVGIGALQTGTSNGTLTVLNTVVSNTTSSNTVGSLFNGEGISAVLRGSSILNGTVQASQILDNAGSGIRVTTTGNNLGTFSQVQSFLIGGATSDLGNLIQGNNVHGIEFLRTANGRIGNVTPVTIQNNVIQQNTIDGINLSSRNALLQDRYVISTNDILDNGGDGIQLDVQADALLNADIDNNLIDGNQANGILTTEQVNAASDARTVSGDWTRNLITNNIGNGIQLTSHTDNLNIGSETDTTLANLIAGNHVDGIDIVGATIVSIANNQIEDNFLHGIDIGGVTFKDVRVVANHITGNGFGTNPGNEVGDGIEFNNGSALGTMNLTVLGNTIDFNAGRGIDILNQGQAFSTIVIASGTNVGNGNNGGNIINANGGEGIYVVNTASTTQTQNGPTPRAADPNNPEGAGTFDGMNADGALINNAFLDITIDNTLVVGNGQNSDFSATGIVFRVGTTGGNYGFNSPGGFASLGNGGIVASVTGNSLGGNFGDDIYFGSFTSTVDPGTTQGTWNQTTFTITGNSYQGDPLARMDLTFTSNNSFEAAALNNPGAYYDNAEPVFKSRLNSIQAPDIAGPFASATRRRNAQRLADRSYPSGQVLPPNPSPDGLTFQYAGMGDSTFRLNTSTSGETYNSLTALGFLIDNPFTGSPIDNTADFRGVFYNIGGNTQNSPWGWGTF; encoded by the coding sequence ATGAAACACGCAAGTAAGCGCTGGCTGGCGATGGTTGCCATTTGTCTGGGTCTGTCGACTCCGGCCTGGCCCGAACCGATCATCTTTCCGGAAGACGATCCGGCGGAAGACGAAGCGCGGCTCGTCATCTCAGACGAAGCCAAACTCGTCATTTCCGACGAAACGGCCTCAGTGCGCATGGGCCATAGCGCCTCCGCCAGTGTGACGCAGGCGCAAGCCACCTTCGTGCCGCCGCCGCAAGGGCCCAGCGGCCTGGAGCCAGAGCGCGTGCTCGGTCCCACGGCACCGGCGTTCGAGGGGGCGATGGTCCCCAACGATGACGGGCTCGGCTATGCGAGCATGAACAACGTCAACCAGATTCTGTGGCGCTTCGGCCGCGTGAACCTGGACCAGTACGGTTACAGCGGCGGGTACCAGAACTTCAACGCCTTCGTGCCGATCACCGGTTCGGTCGATACGTCTTTGCTGTGGGTGAACCCCCGCATTAACGTCACCGACTACGGCATGGCCGCCGCGAACCTCGGCGTCGGACAGCGGTTCTACAGCCCCTCTCGCGACCGCGTTTACGGCGGGTCGTTCTGGTGGGATTACGACAACGGACATCGCCGCAGCTACAACCAGCTCGGCGGCAGCTTCGAAAATATCGGCCAGTACTACAGCTTGCGGGGGAACTTCTCGGTTCCCGTCGGCGGTACTTCGACCTCGACAGGCTTTTCCGACGGCACGCCGAACTTTCTCGGTAACAACATTGCCGTTATCCGGACGACCTTCTTCGAACAGGCTTTGCAGTCGTATGACTGGGAAGTCGCCGTTCCCATGCCAGTGCTGGGACGTTACGGCTTCGACCTGGGCCTGGGCGCCTACGTTCTGAACAACTCGACGATCGGCAGTGCAACGGGCGCCAGCGTCCGCACGCAGGCCCAGATCACCGAGAACTTCTGGATGAACGGAATCTACACCTACGACCACATTTTCAAATCGCTCTTCTCGCTGAACTTCGAATGGACGGTTCCCTCGGGGGCTCCGCGTCGGTTCTTCCGCCGCGCTCCGGTGCAGACCTACATGACCCAGTCGGTGCAGCGTCGTTACCGCGTGCCGACAGGCAAGTCGTCAACCTCGGCCAATATCCTGGCTGAAGATCCAAACGGCGTCACAATCACCATTGTCTATATCGATCCCACAGCGGCTCCTGGCGGAGACGGCACGATCGAGAACCCGTATGCGTCGACAACCGAATACGCGGCCGACGCCGATCCGAACCGCTATCAGATCGTTTACGTTCGCCGGAACACCGACCCCACGTCTGACGCCAACCTGAACACTGGCATCACTCTCGTGAACGGCCCGGCCGGCAGTTACACAGGCCAGCGGCTGATTGGCGATGTCGCCGGAACTCCGTACTCCATCGACGCCTGGTTCGGCAACGTGTTCACCCCGACGAATCTGCCCACACGTGATGACGGCGCACCGGATGGATCGCGTCCGACCATCAGCAACAGCGGCGCGCCGGGCACCAACGTGGTCACCATCGCCGGCAACAGCAACGAGGTCTACGGCTTCACCATCGACGCCGGCAACACTGCCAACGGCATCGATACCCTCACGACCACCAACGGCTTCTACATCCACGGCAATACGCTGCAGAACGTCGTCAACGGCATCAGCATCGACAGCAATACCACAATCGGAGCCAACGGCTTCGCTCTCGCGGGTATCGGGTCGATCATCGATAACACGTTCACCGGTACTCCAGGTGTCTCGCAGCAGGCGATTCGAGTCAATCACACTGCTGGCACGCTCAATCTGGGCGTCAACGACAATGTCATTACCAACTTCAGCAACGGCGGCACCGCGGCCGGGATTGTCCTGAACAGTACCGGAGCTGGCACGGCCATGATCGCCAGCGGCACTGCGACCACTCCGACCGGTACCGTGCATCCGGCCGGCGAAGACTTCGAACTCGGCGTCCTCCGCAACACCATCACCAACTCGGGCGCCGGCATCGTCGCGACCGCCTCCGCTGGCGGCCAGATGGGACTTGCCGTTGAAGACAACACCATCACCGGCAGCACCCGTGCGAACTCGGCTGGGTTCCAGGCCATTGCCACCGGAGCCGGCAGTCTGGTGCAGCTCAACACGTTCAACAACAACGTGATGACCGGGGGCACCGGCAGCGGCGCCATCCTGAACGCGAACACCAGCGGCACGATCACCCTGCTCGATCCGATGCTGAACAACCAGTTCAACAACAACGCCATCGACGGCCTGAATATCCGGGCAACCACCGGAACGATCAGCCTGGCAGGGATCGGCGACGGCTCTGCCGCCAACCAGAACGAGTTTAACGGCAACACCGACGACGGCCTCGACATCTTCGCCTCCGTCGGCAGCACCGTCACGGTTGTCGATCCGATCATCGGAAACGCGTTCAACTCGAACGGTGACGACGGACTCGTCGCCCGGGCGGCCAGCGGCAGCGTGATCAACATGATCATCGGCGACCCGACGGCCGGCAGCACGATCGGCAATACCTTCGACAGCAACGGCGCCACATCCGGCACCGGGTCAGGCATTGACCTCTCTGCTGCGGGAGCCGGTTCCAACATCAACATCCCGATTCTGAACAGCATTGTCACCAACAACGCCGGCAACGGGATTCAGTACGACCTGACGAACGTCACGACCGAGAACCAGATCTTCATGCAGGGCAACACGGTTAACACCAACGGCCTCGGCGGGATTCTGGTCACGGCGACCGGCGTCTCCGGCGGGATTGATGAAATCAGCCTCGACGGCAACCAGGTCAACCAGAACCAGAACGGCGACGGCGTCCAGGTCAACCTGGCCAACATCGGCGGGCCGGGCGTCGGCAGCATCAACATCACCAACAGCGAAATCTTCGGCAACGTGAACGGCAACGGGGTCAACGTGGCTCTGAACAACGCTCCGCTCGGCGTGCTGAATATCTCGGGCAACGATGCCGCCGCCACCGCGGGCACGCAGGGGATCTCGGGCAATACGCTCGACGGCATCCTGGTCAACACCTCGAACGGCTCGGACATCGCCTCGATGCTGATCGATTCGAACCTGATCGACGCCAACGGCACGAACGGCATCGAATTCCTGGTCTCGGCCAGCACCTTGCCGGCTCCGGCCGCACCGGGCCCCTCGCTCATCAGCAACAACACCATCACCAATCAGGTGGCGGGAGACGGCATCCGCATCATCAATCCTGACGCCGGCGGCTCGCCGATCGGGATCGACCTGCTGGCCAACAACATCTCCACCAACGGCGGCAACGGGTTGAACGTCAGCCTCGACGCCAACAACGTGATGCTGTTGCAGTCGCAGGATAACATCTACAGCCAGAACACCCTCAACGGGGTGAACCTGGCCGTCAGCAACACGGCCGACCTGACGTTCAATTCCGACGGCGACACGGTGAACGGCAACGGAACCGGCGGCGTCATCGTCGACCTGAATAACAATGCGACGTACACATCCACCATGACGGACACCACGGTTTCGGGGAATACCGGCAACGGGATCTTCGTCGATGCCAGCGGTGCCAGCACCTATAATCTGACGGTCGGCAGCCTGACCGGCCCGACCAGCACCGTCAGCGGTAACATCGACGTCGGCATCGGTGCCCTGCAAACCGGAACATCGAACGGCACGCTGACCGTGCTGAACACGGTCGTGTCGAACACGACATCGTCGAACACAGTCGGCTCTCTGTTCAACGGGGAAGGGATCTCGGCCGTATTGCGAGGTTCATCGATCCTGAATGGCACCGTCCAGGCGAGCCAGATTCTGGATAACGCGGGATCGGGGATTCGTGTGACGACCACCGGGAACAACCTGGGGACGTTCTCACAAGTGCAGTCCTTCCTGATTGGTGGCGCGACAAGCGACCTCGGAAACCTGATTCAGGGCAACAATGTTCACGGGATTGAATTCCTGCGAACGGCGAACGGCCGAATCGGGAACGTCACCCCGGTCACTATCCAGAACAACGTCATCCAGCAGAACACCATCGACGGGATCAACCTGTCTTCGCGAAACGCCTTGCTGCAAGATCGCTACGTCATCAGCACCAACGACATCTTGGACAACGGCGGAGACGGTATTCAGCTTGATGTCCAGGCGGATGCTCTGCTCAACGCCGACATCGACAACAACCTGATCGACGGCAATCAGGCAAACGGGATTCTGACGACCGAGCAAGTCAACGCTGCATCTGATGCCCGTACGGTCTCCGGCGACTGGACCCGCAACCTCATCACAAACAACATTGGAAACGGCATCCAGCTTACCAGCCACACCGATAACCTCAACATCGGTAGTGAGACAGACACCACACTGGCGAACCTGATCGCAGGCAACCATGTGGACGGGATTGACATTGTTGGGGCCACCATCGTGTCGATCGCAAACAACCAGATCGAGGACAACTTCCTGCACGGGATCGACATCGGCGGCGTGACGTTCAAAGACGTGCGAGTCGTCGCGAACCACATCACCGGCAACGGCTTCGGTACCAATCCAGGCAACGAAGTCGGGGACGGTATCGAGTTTAACAACGGCTCCGCGCTGGGAACGATGAACCTGACTGTGCTCGGAAACACGATCGACTTCAACGCCGGACGTGGTATCGACATCTTGAATCAGGGACAGGCGTTCTCGACCATCGTGATTGCATCCGGTACGAATGTGGGGAATGGAAACAATGGCGGCAACATCATCAACGCCAACGGCGGCGAAGGGATTTATGTCGTCAACACCGCGTCGACGACTCAGACCCAGAACGGTCCCACGCCCCGTGCCGCCGACCCCAACAATCCTGAAGGGGCGGGAACATTCGACGGGATGAATGCTGACGGAGCATTGATCAATAATGCCTTCCTGGACATTACGATCGACAACACTCTCGTTGTGGGGAACGGTCAGAACTCCGACTTCTCCGCCACTGGTATCGTGTTCCGAGTCGGTACGACTGGCGGCAACTATGGGTTCAACTCGCCAGGCGGCTTTGCTTCCCTGGGGAACGGCGGTATCGTCGCGAGCGTCACCGGCAACTCACTCGGTGGAAACTTCGGAGACGACATCTACTTTGGATCGTTTACCTCAACTGTTGACCCGGGCACCACGCAGGGAACCTGGAACCAGACGACATTCACAATCACTGGCAACAGCTACCAAGGCGATCCCCTGGCCCGTATGGACCTGACCTTTACCAGCAACAATAGCTTCGAAGCTGCGGCTCTGAATAATCCGGGTGCTTACTATGACAACGCAGAACCCGTGTTCAAATCGCGTCTGAACAGCATTCAGGCTCCGGATATTGCTGGTCCGTTCGCCAGCGCCACACGTCGCCGCAACGCCCAACGTCTGGCAGATCGTAGCTATCCGAGCGGACAGGTTCTTCCGCCAAACCCCTCGCCGGATGGTCTGACCTTCCAGTACGCAGGCATGGGGGACAGTACCTTCCGCCTCAACACGTCAACTTCGGGTGAAACTTATAACTCCCTCACGGCACTCGGCTTCTTGATCGACAATCCATTCACAGGATCGCCGATCGACAACACAGCAGATTTCCGTGGCGTCTTCTACAACATCGGCGGCAACACCCAGAACAGCCCGTGGGGTTGGGGAACGTTCTAA